The genome window TTATCGCCTTTTCTCCGCTCTTTGCGACCTCGCTTACGTGATAAATTCGCTTTTTCATTTTTGCTCCTTTTTCGTTCATTTTAGCCGCGCAGAGTGAATACGGCGTGAAATTTAAGTGGATTTGAGCTAAAATCAAAGTCAAAATTTAGCGCAAAAAGGAAAAACGATGCAAGAAAATCCAAAAAAAATGTGGTCGGGTAGGTTTAGCGGTGAGAGTAGCGAGCTTTTGGAGGAGTTTAACGCCTCGATCGGCTTTGACAGGGCGCTTTGGCAGGAGGATATCGCAGGCAGCAAGGCACACGCTCGGATGCTGGGTGCTTGCGGGATTTTAAAGCCTGAGGAGAGCGAAAAGATCGTCGCGGGGCTTGACGCCGTGTTTGAAGAGATAAAAAGCGGTAAATTTGAGTTTAAAACCGCCGACGAGGACATCCACATGGCGGTCGAAAAGCGCCTAAGCGAGCTCATCGGAAGCGATCTTGGCGGTAGGCTACACACCGCGCGCAGCAGAAACGATCAGGTCGCGCTTGATTTTCGTCTCTACGTGCTTAAAAGCGGCGCTACGATCGCCGAAAAAACTCGCGAGCTAGTCGCCGCGTTGCGAGATATAGCTAGCGAGCACGCGGACACGCTGATGCCAGGCTACACGCACCTTCAGCACGCCCAGCCCGTGAGCCTTGCCTATCATCTGCTAGCTTACGCGTTTATGTTTCGCCGCGACTACGAGCGCTTTGCCAGCTCGCGCGAGCGAAATAACCTCTGTCCGCTAGGCTCCGCCGCGCTTGCGGGTACGCCGCATCCTATAAATCGCGAGCTGGTCGCGCAGCAGCTGGGGTTTGCGGGAGTGACGCCAAACGCGATGGATAGCGTCAGCGACCGCGATTTCGCGCTGGAGATTTTGTTTAACGTAAGCGTGCTGATGACGCATGCGTCGCGCCTGTGCGAGGAGCTCATCTTGTGGAGCTCGCAGGAGTTTGGCTTTATCACGATCAGCGACGCCTACAGTACGGGCAGCTCGATCATGCCGCAGAAGAAAAACCCCGACGTCGCCGAGCTAATCCGCGGCAAAACGGGGCGCGTAAACGGCAATCTCGTCGCGCTGCTAACGGTGATGAAGGGCTTGCCGTTAGCATACAACAAGGATATGCAAGAGGACAAGGAGGGTGTTTTTGATAGCGTCGCCACTGCGCTTGCGAGCC of Campylobacter showae contains these proteins:
- the argH gene encoding argininosuccinate lyase produces the protein MQENPKKMWSGRFSGESSELLEEFNASIGFDRALWQEDIAGSKAHARMLGACGILKPEESEKIVAGLDAVFEEIKSGKFEFKTADEDIHMAVEKRLSELIGSDLGGRLHTARSRNDQVALDFRLYVLKSGATIAEKTRELVAALRDIASEHADTLMPGYTHLQHAQPVSLAYHLLAYAFMFRRDYERFASSRERNNLCPLGSAALAGTPHPINRELVAQQLGFAGVTPNAMDSVSDRDFALEILFNVSVLMTHASRLCEELILWSSQEFGFITISDAYSTGSSIMPQKKNPDVAELIRGKTGRVNGNLVALLTVMKGLPLAYNKDMQEDKEGVFDSVATALASLEILKQMLKTAKFNEQNMLAMTRRGHLTATDLADYLVREKNVPFRRAHFITGKAVAYAENLGLDLSELNVQQLASVDESLDAGAVKFLDLNASKEARKSQGGTANESVAAQIEILNEWLKG